The following DNA comes from cyanobiont of Ornithocercus magnificus.
GGCTGAGATGGGTGGTCGGCCTATACGATTTTTGCGCCTTGATCTTGCCCACGAATATCAACGACTTCTGGATTTGCTGATCGAGGAAAGACCGGATTCCGTTGTGCACTTTGCTGAGCAGCGAGCAGCACCTTACTCGATGAAGAGTAGTGCAACCAAGCGCTACACAGTTGATAATAACGTCAATGGCACTCATAACCTATTAGCTGCGATTGTGGAGAGTGGCATTGATATTCATGTAGTACATCTGGGTACTATGGGAGTCTATGGCTATGGCTCTCATAGAGGCGCAACTATCCCTGAAGGATATCTCAAGGTGGAGGTTCCACAGCCAGATGGCAGTCGCTTTGAGGAAGAGATCCTTCATCCTGCCAGCCCAGGAAGTGTTTACCATATGACTAAAACACTTGATCAGTTACTTTTTCTCTACTACAATAAAAATGATAGGGTACGGATCACTGATCTGCATCAAGGCATTGTCTGGGGTACTAATACCGAGGCTACTGACTGTGACCTGCGCCTAACTAACCGCTTTGATTATGACGGTGACTACGGCACAGTACTCAACCGTTTCCTAATGCAAGCAGCTATTGGTTACCCTCTTACTGTACACGGTACTGGTGGCCAAACTCGAGCTTTTATTCACATCCGTGATTCGGTGCGTTGCGTGCAGCTAGCTCTAGAAAACCCGCCTCAAGCTGGCGAGCGAGTGAAGATCTTTAATCAGATGACTGAAAGCCATCAGGTGGGTGAACTAGCGAAGAAGATAGCTGCTCTCACTGGTTCCCAGATCAACCATCTTCCCAATCCAAGGAATGAGGCAGTAGAAAATGACTTGATTGTGGATAACCGCTGTTTTATCAAGTTGGGCCTCAATCCAACCACTCTCGACGATGGTTTGCTCAAGGAGGTAGTGGAGATCGCTAGCCGCTATGCGGATCGCTGTGACCGTGCCCGTATTCCCTGCATGTCAGCCTGGACCAAGAAACAAGCTCAGGCCATCTGCCAGCCAATCTAAGCAGTTCAGGCCGGGCTACTGATTAACCACCACGAGGATTCCGTGAGGATCGCCTTTTTCACTGAGACCTTCTTGCCCAAAGTGGATGGTATCGTCACTCGCCTAACAAAAACTGTGCGCCACTTGGTGGAAGCAGGCGACGAAGTAGTAGTGTTTTGCCCTGAGGGAGCACCTAATCACTATATGGGAGCGCAGGTGGTTGGCGTACCCGCTATGCCTCTACCTTTCTATCCTGAACTGAAGCTAGCTCTACCCCGGCCTGTGGTAGCTGAAGCACTCGATGACTTTGCTCCAGACCTTGTACACGTAGTAAATCCAGCTGTCCTTGGCCTTGGCGGCATCTGGTTGGCTCGAACCAAATCCATACCTCTTGTGGCTAGCTACCACACACATCTGCCAAAATATCTTGAGCATTACGGTATGGGCATACTTGAACCTTTGCTCTGGGAACTCCTCAAAGCGGCGCACAATCAAGCTGTACTAAACCTCTGTACCTCTACGGCAATGGTAGGTGAGCTCAGTGAGAAAGGTATCCAACACACAGCTCTTTGGCAGCGAGGAGTTGACACAGAACTGTTTCGGCCAGCCTTGCGTGGTGACGCGATCCGCCGTCGCTTACTTGGCTGCCATGATGACCGTGGTGCCTTACTACTCTATGTTGGCCGTCTATCCGCTGAGAAGCAGATAGAACGAATTCGTCCAGTACTTGATGCGCTGCCTGATGCTCGTCTGGCGCTAGTTGGTGATGGGCCATACCGGCAGCAACTAGAGAGAACTTTTGATGGTACTGCCACTACTTTCCTGGGTTACTTAGCAGGCGAGGAACTTGCTGCGGCCTATGCAAGTGCTGATGCTTTTCTCTTTCCTTCGAGCACCGAAACACTTGGGCTAGTTCTTCTGGAAGCTATGGCAGCTAGCTGTCCTGTCATTGGTGCTAACCGTGGTGGCATCCCGGACATTATAACAGACGGAGAGAATGGCTGCCTTTACGACCCTGATGGGGAAGCAGGTGGCTCTGTTAGCCTAATTGCTGCTACTCGCCGTTTGCTGGGAAGCGATCTTGAGAGGCAGGCCCTACGTAGGGCTGCACGCACTGAGGCAGAGCGCTGGGGGTGGGCCGGAGCAACCGAACAGTTACGCAATTACTACCAGCAGGTACTCAATTCCGGTGTGAGCACCGTTACTTAAAGGGCTTAGCCACCATGAGTGCGTTTCCAGACCTGCAAAATCTTCTTCGCCATTGGAAGAGCATGAACTGAGCCACCACCAGGAGTATTTTGTGCAAAGGCTACAACTACAATCCTGCCTTCTGGATAAGGTGCGTAGCAGGCAAACCAAGCGTGATCAAGTCCGCCTGTACTATCCTCAGCAGTGCCGGTTTTGCCCGCAGCAGCTGGGATCCCTGGTCCATTAAGACTGGAGCCAGTACCTTTTTGCACTACCTCGCGTAGCCCCTCACGAATTTTCGTGAGAGTAGATCTTCTTAGCTTTACCTTAGTTCGCCGTTTTGGCGACATCCAGTCCAGGCCACTGTCTGCAAGATGTGGGGTTATGAGCCAGCCCCCGTTAGCGAAAACCGCATAGGCGCGAGCAAGCTGGAGCGGTGTGATCTGCACTACAGACTGGCCAATTGATGCGCTAGCCATGTCCTCAGGAATCCATGGAGTTGTGCCTGCCTTAGACCAACCACGACCAGCCTTAGCCCAATCTTCATCGCCCACTAAACCAACGCTTTCCTCCAAGCCAGTTTCTATACCAGTTCGTTGCCCAAAGCCAAGCTGATTGGCTGCCTGCTTGAGAGCGCGTGAGCCTATACCTACGCCAACTTGATAGAAAAATGTATTGCTAGAGAGACTAAGAGCATCAGTGTAGCCAATTTGGCCAAAACCAACACCATTGTGCTCGGGAAAACAGTGACTACCATAGGTAATGCAGTTAGTTGTTTCAAGAATTATGTCCGGCGGGAAGCGACCGGATTCCATACCTGCCAGTGCTGTAACTGGCTTCCAGGTACTGCCAGGATCATAGGCACTCATTGCCCGGCTTAGTAAAGGCTTATGAGGGTTAGAGAAAAGCTGATCGTATTCTTTCTGTGTAGTAACTGGCTTCGAAAAGAAGTTAGGGTCAAATCCAGGTCTGCTAGCGATAGCAAGGATAGATCCATCGCGCGGGTCAAGCGCCACAATCGCACCGCCGGGTTTATTTAGCAGTGTCTGCTCCGCAGCAAGCTGTAACTCGAGATCAAGGGTAAGAGTAAGATCACGACCAGCGATAGAGGGCCTATTGCCAAGATTGCGCTGCACCTCACCCATGAAATTTACCTCCAACATCTGGCTACCCCACTGGCCACGTAGGTGAGACTCATAGGCAGCCTCAACGCCGGTGCGACCTATGCGATCGCGAATCTTGTAGCCCTTTGCCGCTAGTGTTTTGTACTCCTGTTCAGTGATTGGCTGTGTGTAGCCAAGAGCATGTGCGGCGAGGGTTCCATGCGGATAAAAGCGCAGAATATCAACATCAACTTGAGCCCCTTGTAGATTAGAAGACTGTTCACGGAAGCGTAATACTTGCTCCGGCTTTAGATCAGTCGCAAGAGTAATGCGATAGCCATCTTGGTCAATGCCACTAATGCGGTGCCGGTCTAACTCTGCCGACTCCAAGGTCAGCAGAGCAGTCAGGCGATCACGCAATTCAGGCCACTGGTTATCGTCTATCAGATGCGGTTCTATATAAAGAGAGTACGTAAGTCGACTAGAAGCCAGTACACGACCACGACGATCTGTCAAACGACCGCGGATAGGTGAGCGCGGAACTAAGCGAATCCGATTCTCATCTGCAAGCCGTCTATGGCGAGCACCTTCTAGCACCTGGAGCCAGCTGAGTCTAAAGACTATTGCGCCACTGAACAACAGTACGAGTAGGAAAAGTACTACTGGCTGTTGTCGCAAGCCGCTCTGCCGCTGCGGTGGTACCCTGCCTAGCAGCTTTACAGATCTGACCATATTGTCAAACTTTCTGCGGGCAGTTGAGGAATTCCTTGAGAAGCTGTAGATGCTCGTCAATACGGGTTAGCACTCCTTGCAGTTCCTCTTGGTCGACTGCAGGATTAGTGACTAGATCAGCAGTATGTGACCCGTTATCCACTTCTACCACTACTGGCATGATGGGGTTGCCAAGGCCTGGACTAACCCGATCGAGTTGCTCACGCAAGCTACTGGCAGCTGGCTCGCCCTCGCGTCGTAAATCTCCTAGAGGGTCACCAGTACTGGATGTGGTGAAAGCCTCAACTAAACCGCGCGGGCCATTACTGCGTGCTCGCTCGAGCAAAGCAAGACTAACAGGCAGCACATCTTGCATCAGGGTCAGGCGCAGACCACTGATTGAAGAGTCTTCTTCTGAAGAAGCGGTTGCCATAGATTTCATGTTCAACAAATCTCAGTTTGCTCCGACAGTGGCATCGAAGGAAGAGCTGCTCCAACCAGGACGCCGTTTATCCAAGTTTCAAAGATGCCATCAACCAGCCAACAGCAAATAGGTAAGACCGCAGTTCAATGAATTTGGTAACTACTTTAGTGTGCTTGTAATTAGGAGATAGTGGGGATATAGAGAAATTATTGCTCTAGTACTTCTACATAGAAACGAAATTGCTGGTCCAAGTGGAACTGACGGTTTAAGCTAGATGCAAGGACCTAACTTCCTGAACTATTACCACCCAACAGTCCCGGCTACTGGTTTTCTCCTACTGCTACCAGGAGATTTCGGGCGGCTTAATCGGATGGGGTAGTTATGGGGTGCT
Coding sequences within:
- a CDS encoding penicillin-binding protein 2 codes for the protein MVRSVKLLGRVPPQRQSGLRQQPVVLFLLVLLFSGAIVFRLSWLQVLEGARHRRLADENRIRLVPRSPIRGRLTDRRGRVLASSRLTYSLYIEPHLIDDNQWPELRDRLTALLTLESAELDRHRISGIDQDGYRITLATDLKPEQVLRFREQSSNLQGAQVDVDILRFYPHGTLAAHALGYTQPITEQEYKTLAAKGYKIRDRIGRTGVEAAYESHLRGQWGSQMLEVNFMGEVQRNLGNRPSIAGRDLTLTLDLELQLAAEQTLLNKPGGAIVALDPRDGSILAIASRPGFDPNFFSKPVTTQKEYDQLFSNPHKPLLSRAMSAYDPGSTWKPVTALAGMESGRFPPDIILETTNCITYGSHCFPEHNGVGFGQIGYTDALSLSSNTFFYQVGVGIGSRALKQAANQLGFGQRTGIETGLEESVGLVGDEDWAKAGRGWSKAGTTPWIPEDMASASIGQSVVQITPLQLARAYAVFANGGWLITPHLADSGLDWMSPKRRTKVKLRRSTLTKIREGLREVVQKGTGSSLNGPGIPAAAGKTGTAEDSTGGLDHAWFACYAPYPEGRIVVVAFAQNTPGGGSVHALPMAKKILQVWKRTHGG
- a CDS encoding NAD-dependent dehydratase, producing MKVLVLGGDGFCGWPCAVNLANQGHDPLIVDNLSRRKIDIDLEVESLTPIASIGERLRAWAEMGGRPIRFLRLDLAHEYQRLLDLLIEERPDSVVHFAEQRAAPYSMKSSATKRYTVDNNVNGTHNLLAAIVESGIDIHVVHLGTMGVYGYGSHRGATIPEGYLKVEVPQPDGSRFEEEILHPASPGSVYHMTKTLDQLLFLYYNKNDRVRITDLHQGIVWGTNTEATDCDLRLTNRFDYDGDYGTVLNRFLMQAAIGYPLTVHGTGGQTRAFIHIRDSVRCVQLALENPPQAGERVKIFNQMTESHQVGELAKKIAALTGSQINHLPNPRNEAVENDLIVDNRCFIKLGLNPTTLDDGLLKEVVEIASRYADRCDRARIPCMSAWTKKQAQAICQPI
- a CDS encoding glycosyltransferase family 1 protein, with protein sequence MRIAFFTETFLPKVDGIVTRLTKTVRHLVEAGDEVVVFCPEGAPNHYMGAQVVGVPAMPLPFYPELKLALPRPVVAEALDDFAPDLVHVVNPAVLGLGGIWLARTKSIPLVASYHTHLPKYLEHYGMGILEPLLWELLKAAHNQAVLNLCTSTAMVGELSEKGIQHTALWQRGVDTELFRPALRGDAIRRRLLGCHDDRGALLLYVGRLSAEKQIERIRPVLDALPDARLALVGDGPYRQQLERTFDGTATTFLGYLAGEELAAAYASADAFLFPSSTETLGLVLLEAMAASCPVIGANRGGIPDIITDGENGCLYDPDGEAGGSVSLIAATRRLLGSDLERQALRRAARTEAERWGWAGATEQLRNYYQQVLNSGVSTVT